A single window of Labeo rohita strain BAU-BD-2019 chromosome 4, IGBB_LRoh.1.0, whole genome shotgun sequence DNA harbors:
- the ndufa12 gene encoding NADH dehydrogenase [ubiquinone] 1 alpha subcomplex subunit 12 translates to MAEYGNLVRRAVGQLTGHGGVKGFLLQLFRVNDIKTGALVGIDKYGNKYYEDNRYFFGRHRWVIYTTEMNGKKTLWDVDGSMVPAEWHRWLHCMTDDPPTTHPPEPKKFLAKVHQFNNSGTPNCYVPYSTTRKKIHEWVPPKTGEK, encoded by the exons ATGGCGGAGTACGGGAATTTAGTGCGGAGGGCAGTGGGCCAGCTCACCGGTCACGGCGGTGTTAAAGGCTTCCTGCTGCAACTTTTTAG GGTGAATGATATCAAGACTGGAGCCTTGGTGGGTATTGACAAGTATGGCAACAAATACTACGAGGACAACAGATACTTTTTCG GCCGTCACCGATGGGTGATATACACCACAGAGATGAACGGCAAGAAAACTTTGTGGGATGTTGATGGCAGCATGGTCCCTGCCGAATG GCACCGTTGGCTGCACTGCATGACGGATGACCCTCCCACCACTCACCCTCCAGAACCCAAGAAATTCTTGGCTAAAGTTCATCAGTTCAACAACAGTGGCACACCTAACTGCTACGTACCCTATTCAACCACCCGCAAGAAGATCCACGAGTGGGTGCCACCAAAAACCGGGGAGAAATAA
- the nr2c1 gene encoding nuclear receptor subfamily 2 group C member 1, giving the protein MEGESPRIQLVSADGGLQIVTEQQLAQKVQIVTAIDQAGAGKQQFILANLDYPNQEKLFIKQENSPAKVILTSADGAAVNQLLFASPELTGQQIQFVTEGSEQGATKPPVEYCVVCGDKASGRHYGAVSCEGCKGFFKRSIRKNLVYTCRGSGECVINKHHRNRCQYCRLQRCMALGMKQDSVQCERKPVEVSREKPANCAPSIEKIYIRKNLCSPLAAMPTFVSEKETTRSTSLLDSNMLLNIQQSLSKLDNTILIPSSPDQNDSSQGDLGTLANVVTSLGHLSKSREMIDSSTDLSAIETMSNDDSVMTDIQREESNDVTRAFDTLTKVLHPEEGCGEEVAEGAVRVDEQTTALLELEGPLLSDMHVPFKLMMPLPMPDFLNLNYICESASRLLFLSMHWARSIPAFQALGSENSITLMKACWNELFALGLAQCSNIMNVETILTAIINHLQTSLEEEKLSPERVKLVMEHIWRMQEFCNSMSRMSPDAYEYAYLKAVVLFSPDHSGVDGTLQIERFQEKAYMELQDYVSKVYPEDTYRLSKLLVRLPALRLMSAAVTEELFFAGLIGNVQIDSIIPYILKMESTDYNSQPISTAE; this is encoded by the exons ATGGAGGGAGAAAGTCCCAGAATTCAGCTGGTGTCTGCAGATGGAGGCCTACAG ATTGTGACGGAGCAGCAGTTGGCCCAGAAGGTGCAGATAGTCACAGCCATTGATCAGGCTGGAGCTGGCAAGCAGCAGTTTATATTAGCTAACCTGGATTACCCCAACCAGGAGAAACTGTTCATTAAACAAGAGAACTCACCAGCCAAGGTCATCTTAACATCTGCTGATGGCGCAGCTGTCAATCAACTCCTTTTCGCATCACCTGAGCTTACAGGACAACAGATCCAG tttgtgACGGAGGGCTCAGAACAGGGTGCTACGAAGCCTCCAGTGGAGTATTGTGTAGTTTGTGGAGACAAGGCCTCAG GGCGCCATTATGGTGCAGTGAGCTGTGAGGGCTGTAAGGGTTTCTTCAAGCGCAGCATCAGGAAGAATCTGGTCTACACATGCCGTGGGTCTGGAGAATGTGTTATTAACAAACACCATCGGAATCGGTGTCAGTACTGTAGACTGCAGCGCTGCATGGCCCTTGGAATGAAACAAGACT CTGTTCAGTGTGAGAGGAAACCGGTGGAGGTGTCAAGGGAGAAGCCAGCAAATTGTGCACCCTCCATTGAAAAGATCTACATCCGTAAAAACCTCTGCAGCCCTCTCGCCGCCATGCCAACGTTTGTTAGTGAAAAAGAGACTACCAG GTCCACAAGTTTACTGGACTCCAACATGCTCTTGAACATCCAGCAGTCACTTTCCAAACTTGACAATACTATTTTAATTCCTTCTTCACCAGATCag AACGATTCCAGTCAAGGAGATCTGGGTACCTTGGCCAATGTGGTCACATCTCTGGGTCACCTCAGCAAAAGTCGTGAGATGATAGACAGCAGTACTGACCTGTCAGCGATAGAGACCATGAGTAACGATGACAGCGTTATGACGGACATTCAAAGGGAAGAGTCGAATGATGTCACACG GGCCTTTGACACGCTCACAAAGGTGCTTCATCCTGAGGAGGGTTGTGGGGAAGAAGTGGCTGAGGGGGCTGTCAGGGTTGATGAACAGACCACCGCCCTACTGGAACTGGAAGGACCGCTACTCTCAGATATGCATGTGCCTTTTAAG CTGATGATGCCGCTGCCCATGCCAGACTTCCTGAATTTGAATTACATCTGTGAATCAGCTTCTCGTCTGCTTTTCCTCTCCATGCACTGGGCACGCTCTATTCCAGCTTTCCAGGCCCTTGG CTCAGAGAACAGCATCACGCTGATGAAGGCCTGCTGGAACGAGTTGTTTGCTTTAGGTCTGGCTCAGTGTTCAAATATTATGAATGTAGAAACAATCCTCACAGCCATAATCAACCACTTACAGACCAGCTTGGAGGAAG AAAAACTGTCCCCGGAGCGCGTGAAGCTAGTCATGGAGCATATCTGGCGTATGCAGGAATTTTGTAACAGTATGAGTCGCATGAGTCCTGACGCGTATGAATATGCTTACCTCAAAGCTGTGGTTCTCTTCAGCCCAG ATCACTCTGGAGTGGATGGCACTCTTCAGATCGAACGCTTTCAGGAGAAAGCCTACATGGAACTGCAGGACTATGTGAGCAAAGTGTATCCAGAGGATACATATCG tctttcaaaACTATTAGTTCGTCTGCCTGCTCTGCGGCTAATGAGCGCAGCGGTGACCGAAGAGCTCTTTTTCGCCGGTCTCATCGGGAACGTCCAAATCGACAGCATCATTCCCTACATCCTCAAAATGGAGTCGACCGACTACAACAGCCAGCCAATCAGCACAGCTGAGTGA